CTTGGTGCCGCTTTTATTTCTGCTACAGACCGGCATCTTTTAAGTGCATGATGGCAAAGGTCCACACCACAAAGGCCAGGGTGCAGTGCACCAGCGCATAAAACCCCTGATCGAGACGCCGCATTCCCCGTGCATGCCAAATAAGCCAGACGTGGGCAGCCAGAATGAGTGGGTACATGGCCAGTAAGGGATAATAAAAGACCGGGCTGCCCAGGCCTGCGATGGCTCGTCCCACAAGTGCCCAAAGCACAATGAAGCCTGTCATCAGCGGCGGGATGGCATTACGGTATTGGTCTGGGTAAGGAAACATAGTTAATCCAGAGGTTTACGGCAGATTATCGTGGCTTTATAGGCGCCGCTGCCAGCGGGAGTCGCGGGTGTTTCCTCACGATAATACACTTGTTCCCAGTCAGTAAAGCGTTCTCTGAGTTCGTTTTTGCCCAGCAGGAACGCTGGATTTTTGGGTCTGCCGATACTGGCTTGGGCTTCGGTGAAGGTTTCATAGACCACCAGACCGCCAGGTAACACTGAATCTTTGATCCATGGTATGAGCGGCCTGTGCAAGTAATTGAATACCAATACCATGTCAAACTGCCCCAGTGGCACAGTATCCCCTTGCTCCAAATCCAGTTGGAAGATGTGGGCGAGTGGATCGTGCTTTATCTCTGGTGGCAGTGCACTGGTATCCAGATCGACAAAAGTCACATGATGCCCTCGCTCCAGAAACCAGACGCCATTACGGCCTGAACCACAGGCTAAATCAAGCACCCTCAGGGGCGTTGCCCGGGTAAACCAATCTGGATACGCATTGAAAAGTGATGAGGGTGTCAGGGTCATCCTTTGATTTCCTTGCGGCTTTCTATGCGCCGTCTGTGCCAGATGGAGTAATGCCTGAGCCCGGCAGGTCCATGGGATACCAGCACAGAAAGCAGCAAAATGACCACAAACAACGCTGCTTTGTGTTCAGGAAAGGGGATAAACAGACACAGCAGAGCTAATTTTGCCAGGGTGAGCACGCCTTTAAGTTGGATAAGCCAACGCCAGTCCCGCACAATTTCCCATCCCATCAAGAGGCTACCGCTGACCACTGCCAAGAGCCAAAAGTCTTGCCATTCGGCCCTGGCAAGATGGAACAGCACACCACCACCCACACCACAAACCCCGAGTAAATGCAGTGCTCGGAGGCTGGTTTTACCTATTCGCTGGATCCAAAAACTGGATTCGGAGAGCTCTTTATTGGCCATGTGTTGAATCTGCAGACATTGATAAGTGCAGCATACCAGTTGTGCTCCCTACAGGGGAGTTCAGCGGCTATAAACCAACAAAACCGATGCTCTTTTATTGATAAAGTGTTGCCTGGTCGACATTTTTCCACAGTCAGCTGTGACCGGCCTCAATCATTGACTGGAAAGCTTGCTGGCACCTGCAATTAACGATTGGCATGGGATTTTTGGTGGAAAGACTGTGACTTACTCTAAAAAATACCCCTTTAGATAGTGCTACTATTTTTGCGGTGGCCAGTGTTTTGCTCCGAATATCAACAGTAATTAAGTGTAAAACACGCCATAAAAATACCTCTTTATAAGTAGTTTTTTGGAGGAACACTTATGTTCACGGGAGCGATGAAAAAAACGGTACTGGCGGCACTGATCTCCGGGATCATGGCGGGCACTGCATGGGCGGGTGCCGATAACCTGGCCGATTTCCACGGTGATAACGGCTGCGACAGTTGTCACCAAAGCGATAAAGGTCCCAGCAACGATAATCTGACTTTTGAAAATGGTCAGTGCGTTAGCTGCCATGGCAGTCTTACAGAGGTAGCCGAAGGGGAGCGCGAAGGCATAGTCTCTCCACATAAATCACACCTGATAGGTGATATTGCCTGTACCAGCTGCCACAAAGGCCACGAAAAGTCAGTTACTTACTGTGATGCTTGCCATAACTTCGGCTATGAGATCCCCTTCGCCGGCAAGTGGGAGCGCAAATTTGTGCCCGTGGACGCCGACAAAGCCGCTCAGGATAAGGCCATTGCCGCAGGTCCCCGTGAAACCACAGATGTGGTCATCATAGGTTCCGGTGGTGCAGGGCTTGCGGCCGCTGTTTCTGCCCGCGATGCCGGTGCCAAGGTCGTGGTGCTTGAAAAAGAACCCGTTCCCGGTGGTAATACCAAGCTTGCTGCCGGTGGTATGAATGCCGCCGAAACCAAGCCTCAGGCCAAACTGGGTATTGTTGATAAAAAGCAGATCATGATTGACGACACCATGAAAGGTGGCCGCAACATCAACAATCCTGAGTTGGTACAGGTTCTCGCCAATAACTCTTCCGACTCTATTGATTGGCTGACAGCGCTGGGCGCCGATATGAATGACGTTGGCCGTATGGGGGGCGCCAGCGTTAACCGCAGTCACCGTCCAACCGGTGGTGCCGGTGTGGGAGCACACGTGGCGCAGGTTCTGTGGGACGCTGCTGTGGCCCGTGATGCCGATATTCGCCTCAACAGCCGTGTGGTTCGCATTCTCGAAGACGGTGCCGGTCAGGTGACCGGTGTGCTGGTACAGGGGGCCTATACAGGTTACTACGTGATTAAGGCCGATGCTGTGGTGGTAGCCACCGGCGGCTTTGCCAAGAACAACGATCGCGTTGCCAAGTACGATGCCAAACTCAAAGGCTTTAAAGCCACCAACCACCCCGGTGCCACCGGTGACGGTTTGGATGTAGCCACCCAGGCCGGTGCTGACACAGTGGATCTGGAATACGTGCAGGCTCACCCCACCTACAGCCCTGTGGGCGGTGTGATGGTGACCGAAGCCGTACGTGGTAACGGTGCGATTCTGGTTAACCGCGAAGGCAAGCGCTTCGTGAACGAAATCACCACCCGTGATAAGGCATCTGCCGCTATCCTGGCCCAGAAAGGTGAGAGCGCGTATCTGCTTTTCGATGACTCTGTACGTAAGAGTCTGAGCAAAATTGAGGGTTACGTGCACCTCAAGATTGTAAACGAAGGCAAATCGGTGAAGGAACTGGCCGACAAGCTGGGTATGCCCGCCGCTGAACTCGAAAAAACCATAGGGACTTACAATGGTTTTGTGAAGAGTGGTAAAGATGAGCAGTTCGAGCGTGCCGACATGCCACGTGAACTGGCGAGCGCGCCTTACTATGCCATTGAAGTTGCACCGGCTGTTCACCACACCATGGGCGGTGTGAAGATTGATACCAAGGCCGAGGTTGTGGGCAAAGAAGGCAAGCTCATCAGGGGCATGTACGCTGCCGGTGAAGTAACAGGTGGTGTCCATGGTGCCAACCGTCTGGGCGGTAACGCCATCTCCGATATCGTGACCTTTGGTCGTATCGCAGGTGCCGAAGCGGCCAAGTTTGCCAAAGACAATTGATCTTCCTTAGCACGCAGTGGGTGTGATGATACCCTGTCTGAGGCGGCCCAACCGGGCCGCCTTTTTCTTATCCCGGATTTTAAGTAAAGGTGATCCACATCACCCTTTGCGCAACGACAGTCGGCTTATTTTGGCTTACACTGCGGCCATTCAGGCTTTTTCCAGGAACGCCCACCATGAAAATCGGATTCTTCAGCGCCAAACACTACGACATGCAGCACTTTGACCGCACCAATGCCAGTTTCGGTGCTCATATTGAATATTTTGATTCCAGACTGTGCATGCAAACCGTCAAGCTGGCTTATGGCTTTGAAGTGATTTGCGCCTTTGTAAACGACGAGCTGTCGGCCGAAGTCCTGAATGAACTCCATGGCAACGGTACCCGCGTCATAGCCATGCGCTGTGCCGGTTTCAACAATGTGGATTTGGAAGAGGCCAAACACCTTGGTATGACGGTAGTCAACGTACCCGCTTATTCGCCGGAGTCAGTCGCCGAGCACACAGTGGCCCTGATGTTGACCCTGAACCGCAAAATTCACAAAGCTTACCAGCGTACCCGGGATGCCAATTTCTCTCTGGAAGGGCTGGTGGGATTTAACATGCACGGCAAAACCGTCGGTGTCATAGGGACCGGTAAAATTGGCCTTGCGACTATTCGTATCCTGCTGGGCTTTGGTTGCAAGGTGGTGGCTTTTGACCCATTCCCCAGCCCTGCGGTAGAAGCCCTTGGGGTGCCCTATCTGGAACTGGATGAATTGCTGAAGCTGTGTGACGTAGTGAGCTTGCACTGTCCGTTGACCAAGGAAAACCATCACCTGCTGCGCGCCGAGACCTTTGCCAAAATGAAGCCCGGTGTCATGGTCATCAACACCAGCCGTGGTGGCCTGTTGAACGCCTTTGATGCCATGGAAGCGCTGAAGGTCGGCCAGATTGGCGCCCTCGGGCTCGACGTGTATGAAAACGAAAAAGAGCTGTTTTTCGAAGACAAGTCCAACGAAGTGATTCAAGACGATGTATTCCGCCGTCTGTCGGCTTGCCACAACGTGGTCTTTACCGGTCATCAGGCGTTTTTGACCGAAGAAGCGCTTGGCGCCATTGCGACTACGACCCTGACCAATGTGCAAAAAGCCCTGGCCGGTGAGCGCTGCGGTAACGAACTTTTCTGATACGCGGCGCTGACAGCGGCAACGGGGCTTGCTAGATTGAGTGCAGTTTCTCTTTCAGGAGGTCCCGATGCGCGTCTGTGCCGAACACCATGTTATCAATACTGCCACCGGCCCCATGGGCACCCGGGTTTATCGACCCGCAGGGCCGGGTAGCTATCCCGCAATTTTGTTTTATTCTGAGATTTTTCAGGAAACCGCGCCCATCAGCCGCATGGCCACAGTGCTGGCAGGGCACGGGTTTGTTGTCTTGGTGCCGGAAATCTTTCACGAGCTTAACCCTGCCGGGACCGTGCTCGGTTACGATGATATGGGGAAAGACAAGGGCAACAGCGACAAGGCTACCAAGCCTCTCGAAAGCCACGACTCTGATACCGCAGCCATGGTGGACTTTGTTCGCCGTCAGCCCTGGTGTCAGGGCAAAATTGGCGCCATGGGTGTGTGCATTGGCGGTCATCTGGCGTATCGCGCTGCGGTTAATCCGGATGTGGCAGCGGCCTTTTGCCTGTATGCCACTGATATCCACTCGGGCACCATACCCAGTCAACCGGGCAATGACTCACTCAGTCGTACCCGCGATATTCGTGGCGAACTCTATATGGTGTTTGGCAAACAGGACCCCCACGTGCCGGGCGAGGGCCGCAGGCTCATCCAGCACAATCTGGAGCAACACGGAGTGAATCACAGCTGGCTTGAAGTGAATGCCGAGCATGCCTTTATGCGGGACGGCGATGCCCGTCACGACCCGGCACTGGCGCTGGTAATGTACCAAAGCGCCATAGCGCTGTTCCAGCGAACCCTCTAATAGAAAAAGCGGCCAAGAGGCCGCTTTTTCTTTCTGTTTGTTAATTTACGCAGTTGTTCTTTTGGGGCGGGTTAGGGCGCCTTGGGTTGTGACTTTTGCTCAGCGGTTTCTTTGGCGATGTCTTTAAGCGCCTCATCGGTTTTGGCTGATGCCATCGATGTGGTCTCAACGGCTTTGATATCCAACGTTTTGGCCTCAGTGGCCTTGTTGTCATAAACCTCGGGGTTCAGTAGCTTAATCACCGATTTTTGCAGAATCTGACTGTTGGGGTAAGTGATGAGGTTGCCATCATCCCGCTGAATAAGCACATGAAAAAGGGCAATCTCTTGAATAACACCGCGGATATCTTCGTCCTTGTCCACCACCTTGATGCGATCGCCAATGCGGTAGGGGAACACAAAAAAGATCAGTACGCCTGCGGTGAGATTACTGAGAATGGACCATTGAGCGACCAGGGCCACGCCGAGCACTGCAAAGGCTGATGAGACGAAGAGTGCGACATCGTGGTAGCCCAGCCCCACCGACACGGCCATCAGTGACAGAGTGATAAAAAACAATACGGCCGTTAAAAAGCGGCTGACGAGGCTGGTTCTGGCTGCGCTGACCTGCTTCTTTTCGGCCAGCGCATTGATAACCCGCTTGAGATTGCGCTGAATAATGTAAAAAGCCAGCAAATAAAAACAGGCAAGCAGTATTTGGTTTGTCATAATAGCCCTTTGAAAACATCTCGGCAGAAACCCCTATTCTAAAGGGCCACACCGGGACCAGTGAAGGGCCATTCAGGGGCCGGGATGTAAAATTTTGTCTGAATTTTCGGTTATCTATCAAACTTCCGATGCTATTGGCCCCATCCGGGTGCTCGACAATGGCGAGTCGCGCATTCTTGCCTTTGGCGACAACGATGAGCAAAGCAAGCTCAACAAAAAGACGCCCCACGTGCCCAAACACTCCTATGTGCAGGTGATGCTGGAGTCGCTGATGTTTGCCAGCCCCAAGAGTGCCATCGTACTGGGCTTGGGGGGCGGCGCCCTGGTACATGCCCTGCGACGCTTTGACGGTGCGCTTAAGTTGACCGCTGTAGAGCTTAGGGGGGAGGTGATTGATATTGCAAAGAAATATTTTTATCTCCCCATAGGTAAAAAGCTCAACCTGATTGAGGCCGACGCCGCCGTTTTTGTCAGCGACGCTGACCACAAAAAAGTCGACATTATTTTTGCTGACCTGTACGGCGCCGATGGTGTCGACGCCAAGCAGCTCACCGACAGCTTTATTCAAGGCTGTGTCAGACTGCTCAAGCCCGGTGGTATGTTGGTGCTCAACTGCTGGAAAGAACACCGTCAGAGATTTGATGTCCGCGAGCAACTGCAGCAACACTTCTGCGACGTGTATGGCAGCCTCAGCAGCGGCGGCAACTGGGTGGTATTTGCCACCTTAACGCCGGGCGTGCTTAAGGAAGATGGCTTGAAACAAGCCAGGGCCGAATTGTCAGCCAAATTGGAGTTCAATGTTGGCAAGGCTTCGCTGGGATTTGGCCCCTGGCTGGACTGACGGCCTGGTTAAGCTGACGTTGAAAATTGTAAGTCTCTGTTAACCCGGCGTAAGGTCGGGTTACCCCTCGAATACTCCTTTGTTATTCTTGCCAGTCCCATAATAACAAGGTGTGTTCTCATGCTGAAAACCTCTAAATCCACTCTTGCTGTGCTGTTCGCCTCTTTACTCTCGTTGCCTGCAATGGCCGATAAGGTGAACTTTTCCTCCGAGCTGACTGCCAGTGGCGAAACCCTGGTGCTGTTTAAGGTGAAGGATACTGACTTCCCCGGTGCGCGCGTGCTGAGCGACGGTAGCCTGACGCATCTTGAGCGTGCCATGCAGGTAAATGGTTTCGACGGTGGCGAAGGGGAAATGCTGGAAGTGCTTGCCCCTGCCGGTAGTCAACTTAACCGGATCCTGGTGATGGGGCTGGGTGATGGCAAGCTGACTGATGGTGAACTCAATACTCTGGGGGCCAAGCTCGCCGACAAGATCGCGGCTCACAAAGACACCCGCATTACCTTGATTGCTGAGGGTGCTCCGGACGCAGCCAATCTGGCAGCAGAAGTTGCCCATGGCTTTGATTTGAAACGTTATCAATTTGGTCGCTATACCAATAAGACGCAGGATGAACGTGAA
This portion of the Shewanella amazonensis SB2B genome encodes:
- a CDS encoding methyltransferase domain-containing protein, producing the protein MTLTPSSLFNAYPDWFTRATPLRVLDLACGSGRNGVWFLERGHHVTFVDLDTSALPPEIKHDPLAHIFQLDLEQGDTVPLGQFDMVLVFNYLHRPLIPWIKDSVLPGGLVVYETFTEAQASIGRPKNPAFLLGKNELRERFTDWEQVYYREETPATPAGSGAYKATIICRKPLD
- the fccA gene encoding fumarate reductase flavoprotein subunit FccA translates to MFTGAMKKTVLAALISGIMAGTAWAGADNLADFHGDNGCDSCHQSDKGPSNDNLTFENGQCVSCHGSLTEVAEGEREGIVSPHKSHLIGDIACTSCHKGHEKSVTYCDACHNFGYEIPFAGKWERKFVPVDADKAAQDKAIAAGPRETTDVVIIGSGGAGLAAAVSARDAGAKVVVLEKEPVPGGNTKLAAGGMNAAETKPQAKLGIVDKKQIMIDDTMKGGRNINNPELVQVLANNSSDSIDWLTALGADMNDVGRMGGASVNRSHRPTGGAGVGAHVAQVLWDAAVARDADIRLNSRVVRILEDGAGQVTGVLVQGAYTGYYVIKADAVVVATGGFAKNNDRVAKYDAKLKGFKATNHPGATGDGLDVATQAGADTVDLEYVQAHPTYSPVGGVMVTEAVRGNGAILVNREGKRFVNEITTRDKASAAILAQKGESAYLLFDDSVRKSLSKIEGYVHLKIVNEGKSVKELADKLGMPAAELEKTIGTYNGFVKSGKDEQFERADMPRELASAPYYAIEVAPAVHHTMGGVKIDTKAEVVGKEGKLIRGMYAAGEVTGGVHGANRLGGNAISDIVTFGRIAGAEAAKFAKDN
- a CDS encoding 2-hydroxyacid dehydrogenase; translation: MKIGFFSAKHYDMQHFDRTNASFGAHIEYFDSRLCMQTVKLAYGFEVICAFVNDELSAEVLNELHGNGTRVIAMRCAGFNNVDLEEAKHLGMTVVNVPAYSPESVAEHTVALMLTLNRKIHKAYQRTRDANFSLEGLVGFNMHGKTVGVIGTGKIGLATIRILLGFGCKVVAFDPFPSPAVEALGVPYLELDELLKLCDVVSLHCPLTKENHHLLRAETFAKMKPGVMVINTSRGGLLNAFDAMEALKVGQIGALGLDVYENEKELFFEDKSNEVIQDDVFRRLSACHNVVFTGHQAFLTEEALGAIATTTLTNVQKALAGERCGNELF
- a CDS encoding dienelactone hydrolase family protein translates to MRVCAEHHVINTATGPMGTRVYRPAGPGSYPAILFYSEIFQETAPISRMATVLAGHGFVVLVPEIFHELNPAGTVLGYDDMGKDKGNSDKATKPLESHDSDTAAMVDFVRRQPWCQGKIGAMGVCIGGHLAYRAAVNPDVAAAFCLYATDIHSGTIPSQPGNDSLSRTRDIRGELYMVFGKQDPHVPGEGRRLIQHNLEQHGVNHSWLEVNAEHAFMRDGDARHDPALALVMYQSAIALFQRTL
- a CDS encoding mechanosensitive ion channel family protein, whose amino-acid sequence is MTNQILLACFYLLAFYIIQRNLKRVINALAEKKQVSAARTSLVSRFLTAVLFFITLSLMAVSVGLGYHDVALFVSSAFAVLGVALVAQWSILSNLTAGVLIFFVFPYRIGDRIKVVDKDEDIRGVIQEIALFHVLIQRDDGNLITYPNSQILQKSVIKLLNPEVYDNKATEAKTLDIKAVETTSMASAKTDEALKDIAKETAEQKSQPKAP
- a CDS encoding spermidine synthase, with amino-acid sequence MSEFSVIYQTSDAIGPIRVLDNGESRILAFGDNDEQSKLNKKTPHVPKHSYVQVMLESLMFASPKSAIVLGLGGGALVHALRRFDGALKLTAVELRGEVIDIAKKYFYLPIGKKLNLIEADAAVFVSDADHKKVDIIFADLYGADGVDAKQLTDSFIQGCVRLLKPGGMLVLNCWKEHRQRFDVREQLQQHFCDVYGSLSSGGNWVVFATLTPGVLKEDGLKQARAELSAKLEFNVGKASLGFGPWLD